One Candidatus Nitrososphaera evergladensis SR1 genomic window carries:
- a CDS encoding pirin family protein → MTIRTVKKIVNSVATMEGEGFLVHRSFPTNALMQFDPFLLLDEMGPKEYGPGEAKGAPDHPHRGFETVTYMLEGKFQHKDSNGNSGRLGPGDVQWMTAGAGVVHSEMPEEEFADAGGRLHGFQLWVNLPKRDKMAKPRYQDISASKIPVASTEGTSVRVIAGEALGKKAVIDTHTPIVYLHYTLKPGARVEQEVPRDYNVFAYVVEGEGEFGEKEKKKKAKRGQMAIFERDGDSVSIAAPKDAASDLSVLLIGGVPLGEPVARYGPFVMNTQDEIYQTIEDYREGRFGRIGV, encoded by the coding sequence ATGACAATTAGAACCGTCAAGAAAATAGTAAACAGCGTCGCAACAATGGAAGGCGAAGGCTTTCTCGTCCACAGGTCGTTTCCCACCAACGCATTGATGCAGTTTGACCCGTTCCTGCTCCTTGACGAGATGGGTCCAAAGGAGTACGGGCCGGGAGAGGCCAAGGGCGCGCCGGACCACCCCCACCGGGGCTTTGAGACTGTCACCTACATGCTTGAAGGAAAGTTTCAGCACAAGGACTCTAACGGCAACTCGGGCCGGCTTGGACCCGGCGACGTGCAGTGGATGACTGCAGGAGCAGGCGTGGTGCACTCGGAAATGCCGGAAGAAGAGTTCGCAGACGCAGGAGGGCGCCTGCACGGGTTCCAGCTGTGGGTCAACCTGCCAAAACGCGACAAGATGGCCAAGCCCCGCTACCAGGACATTTCTGCGTCAAAAATACCTGTCGCAAGTACAGAAGGTACAAGCGTGCGCGTCATAGCAGGTGAGGCGCTTGGCAAAAAGGCAGTTATTGATACGCACACGCCCATAGTGTACCTGCATTACACGTTAAAGCCGGGCGCCAGGGTCGAGCAGGAGGTGCCCCGCGACTATAACGTGTTTGCGTACGTGGTCGAAGGCGAGGGCGAATTTGGAGAGAAAGAAAAGAAGAAGAAGGCAAAGCGCGGCCAGATGGCGATATTTGAGCGCGACGGCGACAGCGTGTCGATAGCTGCTCCAAAGGACGCGGCGTCGGACCTGAGCGTGCTTTTGATAGGCGGAGTCCCGCTCGGCGAGCCAGTTGCCCGGTACGGGCCGTTTGTCATGAACACGCAGGACGAAATCTATCAGACCATAGAAGACTATCGTGAAGGGAGGTTTGGCAGGATCGGCGTTTAG
- a CDS encoding FTR1 family iron permease, which translates to MVGNTMETKNFVVVSALLALLIVAAAVRPALAQTAGSNSDATAMVVLVNLERIRTQVNLAENLLQSGDRDGAFSHAFISHTTVFPSVKAQLSALDAGSTGKLESALTDYAFQIKDGTLSAEQAKGQASQIGVLLDSLAAKTGRASDEDAVSQVSAFLLRDAVQSYRQQDYQSAGGLVDAAYAKYQLVSGSMEESRQQEIESFFSDMKSAMAQKADVDSVAKLQAAIERDLAENLSESEGSGGYAQYFTTIRDLLAKVVSGVQAGNYKQAEQDGITAYLDNFEFLEAPIEKHDAKLMTTIEQQMRVQLREKIQAREAPSAIQDHVNAILANLQTAEGLLKNDPGYSAQAAGSGSSFVSIDELSQGFGAYKGPIKERGDAADTAKEEVRQNIDKIRVKLDETLKIYRDGDAQGAIQASRSAYLDSYENIEIPLRPINPDFTLEMEIKFAELRNQMQAGAPYEQVAAKVVEIRKGLDESERLVTGTGSLAPAIAFSTSFSIIFREGLESALIVGAILTYLEASRNERFKKHVYYGIVLAFAGTAATWFAAQFLIEISGANASIIEAVAGISAVAVLFWVSFWILNKVETKKWIEFVKAKVWKATTTGSVMVFVMLSFFTVYREGFETVLFYQAMLSYAKYMEFYVAAGLAIGLGIIIGVTFLVRKLGKKLPLRVLFGLTMGVGAYMSIAFMGNAIREFQEIGLIETTHLIGTIPRLDINLAAMTGIHPTLETVVAQVALLAVYLAGSIYVLWLQPRRKKAIESARKSRADLDRPATGSKRADIDIEDH; encoded by the coding sequence ATGGTTGGTAATACAATGGAAACCAAGAATTTCGTCGTTGTCTCTGCATTGCTCGCTCTGCTTATTGTAGCTGCAGCCGTACGGCCTGCCCTTGCGCAGACTGCTGGCAGCAATTCTGACGCTACAGCGATGGTCGTCTTGGTCAATCTGGAGCGCATCAGGACGCAGGTCAACCTCGCAGAAAACCTCCTGCAATCCGGCGACAGGGACGGCGCCTTTTCTCACGCATTTATCTCTCATACCACCGTATTTCCATCCGTCAAAGCGCAGCTGAGCGCGCTTGACGCCGGCTCTACAGGAAAGCTCGAGTCCGCGCTGACCGACTATGCTTTTCAGATAAAGGACGGCACACTTTCGGCAGAGCAGGCAAAGGGGCAGGCATCGCAGATAGGTGTTCTGCTTGATTCACTTGCCGCAAAAACAGGCAGGGCTTCTGACGAGGATGCAGTGTCGCAGGTGTCGGCGTTTCTCTTGCGCGACGCGGTGCAGTCCTACAGGCAGCAAGACTACCAGAGCGCAGGCGGCCTGGTTGACGCTGCATATGCAAAATACCAGTTGGTGTCCGGCTCGATGGAAGAGTCAAGGCAGCAAGAGATCGAGTCGTTCTTTTCAGACATGAAATCCGCAATGGCGCAAAAGGCCGACGTCGACTCGGTGGCCAAGCTCCAGGCCGCAATAGAGCGGGACCTTGCAGAAAACCTGTCTGAAAGCGAGGGCTCGGGCGGCTATGCCCAGTACTTTACAACTATTCGCGATCTCTTGGCAAAGGTGGTAAGCGGGGTGCAGGCCGGCAACTACAAGCAGGCCGAGCAGGACGGGATAACCGCGTACCTTGACAATTTCGAGTTTCTGGAGGCACCGATTGAAAAGCATGACGCCAAGCTGATGACTACGATAGAGCAGCAGATGAGGGTGCAGCTGCGCGAAAAGATCCAGGCCCGCGAGGCGCCTTCGGCCATTCAAGATCACGTAAACGCCATCCTCGCCAACCTGCAAACCGCCGAGGGCCTGCTCAAGAACGACCCCGGCTATTCTGCTCAGGCAGCAGGCTCGGGCTCTTCTTTTGTCAGCATTGACGAGCTGAGCCAGGGCTTTGGCGCATACAAGGGCCCGATAAAGGAGCGGGGCGACGCGGCCGACACTGCCAAGGAGGAGGTGCGCCAGAACATCGACAAGATAAGGGTCAAGCTTGACGAAACGCTAAAGATATACCGCGACGGCGATGCGCAGGGCGCTATCCAGGCGTCGCGCTCGGCCTACCTTGACAGCTATGAAAACATCGAGATCCCGCTACGGCCGATAAACCCTGATTTCACGCTTGAAATGGAGATCAAGTTTGCCGAACTGCGCAACCAAATGCAGGCAGGCGCTCCGTACGAGCAGGTTGCGGCAAAGGTGGTAGAGATAAGAAAGGGCCTTGACGAGTCCGAGCGACTGGTGACAGGAACCGGCTCGCTTGCCCCGGCAATAGCGTTTTCAACGTCGTTTTCCATAATATTCCGCGAAGGGCTCGAGTCTGCGCTCATTGTTGGCGCCATCCTCACTTATCTTGAAGCGTCAAGGAACGAGCGCTTTAAAAAGCACGTCTATTACGGCATCGTCCTTGCGTTTGCCGGCACTGCGGCCACGTGGTTTGCCGCCCAGTTCCTTATCGAGATCTCTGGCGCAAACGCCTCCATCATAGAGGCGGTGGCCGGCATCTCTGCTGTGGCCGTGCTGTTCTGGGTCAGCTTCTGGATACTCAACAAGGTCGAGACAAAGAAATGGATCGAGTTTGTCAAGGCCAAGGTGTGGAAAGCGACGACAACTGGAAGCGTCATGGTCTTTGTCATGCTCTCCTTCTTTACCGTGTACCGAGAGGGCTTTGAGACTGTGCTGTTTTACCAGGCGATGCTTTCGTACGCAAAATACATGGAGTTTTACGTGGCCGCCGGCCTGGCAATAGGCCTTGGCATCATAATCGGCGTGACGTTTCTTGTGCGCAAGCTGGGCAAAAAGCTCCCGCTGCGCGTGCTCTTTGGGCTCACTATGGGCGTGGGCGCGTACATGTCAATCGCGTTCATGGGCAATGCGATTCGCGAGTTCCAGGAAATAGGCCTGATAGAGACCACGCACCTGATAGGGACTATACCGCGCCTTGACATCAACCTTGCAGCAATGACTGGCATACACCCGACCTTGGAGACCGTGGTGGCGCAGGTGGCGCTGCTTGCAGTCTACCTCGCAGGGTCGATATACGTGCTATGGCTGCAGCCAAGGCGCAAAAAGGCAATCGAGTCAGCAAGAAAGTCGCGCGCAGACCTTGACAGGCCGGCGACGGGCAGCAAAAGAGCCGACATTGACATCGAAGACCACTAG
- a CDS encoding YncE family protein: MKPLYLLIILAVSASFISGIGFAMLMSSSYISNEPPNHVVMADQIDNNTFIPQDNGTVFAAVNPNTNRIYVANEVSHTVSVVDGNNNKKIASIPVGAYPKIAVNPVTNRIYVTEQHMVNNIQQNGTISVIDGNNNYTKIASIEVDVNPSGIAVNPNTNKIYVTHHHIEINGKRQNGTVTVIDGNDNTKIATIQVGENPFGIAVNPNTNRIYVTNYIDGTVSVIDGNSNKVIGKPIKLDFGAEGIAVNPLANKIYVANGITATIYVIDGGDTGSKVDEIRKLFAWNVAVNPVTNKIYVPSYFFNNLSVVDGKYDNVMTVIPIGMYPD, from the coding sequence ATGAAACCATTATATCTTTTAATAATTCTGGCAGTGTCAGCATCTTTCATCAGCGGTATTGGTTTTGCCATGTTAATGTCATCATCTTACATATCAAATGAACCACCAAACCATGTTGTTATGGCTGATCAAATTGATAATAACACGTTCATCCCTCAAGATAACGGTACTGTTTTTGCAGCTGTCAACCCGAATACAAACCGGATCTATGTAGCAAATGAAGTCAGCCATACTGTATCTGTCGTAGATGGAAACAACAACAAAAAGATTGCAAGCATACCGGTTGGCGCATATCCAAAAATAGCTGTCAACCCAGTCACAAACCGAATCTATGTTACAGAACAACATATGGTTAACAACATACAACAAAATGGTACAATATCTGTCATAGATGGAAACAATAACTACACAAAGATTGCAAGCATAGAGGTTGACGTGAATCCTTCTGGAATAGCTGTCAACCCGAATACAAACAAGATCTATGTGACACACCACCATATTGAAATAAATGGCAAACGGCAAAATGGTACAGTAACTGTAATAGACGGAAATGATAACACAAAGATTGCAACCATACAGGTTGGCGAAAATCCTTTTGGAATAGCCGTTAACCCGAATACAAACCGAATCTATGTTACTAACTATATAGATGGCACCGTCTCTGTGATTGATGGTAATAGTAACAAAGTCATAGGCAAGCCAATCAAATTAGATTTTGGTGCTGAAGGAATAGCAGTTAATCCTCTTGCAAATAAGATCTATGTCGCTAATGGAATAACTGCCACCATATATGTCATAGATGGTGGTGATACTGGAAGCAAAGTGGATGAGATTCGGAAACTATTTGCCTGGAACGTAGCTGTCAATCCAGTCACAAACAAGATCTATGTGCCAAGCTATTTCTTTAACAATCTTTCAGTAGTAGACGGCAAGTATGATAACGTAATGACAGTTATTCCAATAGGAATGTATCCTGACTAA
- a CDS encoding NusA-like transcription termination signal-binding factor — MTEIKLTSDELRLISLFGSVTSASARDCIVDDKMDRVIFVVNKGQMGLAIGKGGATIKQLQQVVGRKVELVEFSEDPAEFIRNMLNADMVSDVRISERMDGSKQAVVTVDAKKKGAVVGREGRNAEKARLLAKRYFNISSVLIVSPEQQITTNNRVNMNNG, encoded by the coding sequence ATGACGGAGATAAAGCTGACCTCTGACGAGCTGCGCTTGATATCGCTTTTTGGAAGCGTGACAAGCGCGTCGGCGCGCGACTGCATAGTTGACGACAAGATGGACCGCGTCATATTTGTCGTGAACAAGGGCCAGATGGGCCTTGCCATCGGCAAGGGTGGCGCCACCATAAAGCAGCTGCAGCAGGTCGTGGGCCGCAAGGTCGAGCTCGTCGAGTTCTCTGAAGACCCTGCCGAGTTCATCCGCAACATGCTCAACGCCGACATGGTGTCAGACGTGCGCATATCCGAAAGGATGGATGGAAGCAAGCAGGCCGTAGTCACCGTCGACGCCAAGAAAAAGGGCGCAGTGGTCGGCCGGGAAGGCAGAAACGCCGAGAAGGCCAGGCTTTTGGCAAAGCGATACTTCAATATATCCAGTGTCCTGATCGTAAGTCCTGAACAGCAGATAACGACAAACAACAGGGTGAATATGAATAATGGGTAA
- a CDS encoding ribosomal L7Ae/L30e/S12e/Gadd45 family protein, whose protein sequence is MKTIDKVIKDAVAANKYKSGVKEVLQSAKSSKLVIVSKSLDAGDRAKLDEQAKSAGVAIYEFDGNSVQLGKLCNKPFRITAIAIKGATDAEVKAVMADEEKKGK, encoded by the coding sequence ATGAAGACAATAGATAAAGTGATCAAAGACGCAGTAGCGGCCAACAAGTACAAGAGTGGGGTAAAAGAAGTCCTCCAGTCGGCCAAGAGCTCAAAACTGGTGATTGTTTCAAAGTCGCTTGACGCAGGCGACAGGGCAAAACTTGACGAGCAGGCCAAGTCTGCCGGAGTTGCCATCTACGAGTTTGACGGCAACTCGGTGCAGCTGGGCAAGCTCTGCAACAAGCCCTTCCGCATAACGGCAATTGCCATCAAGGGCGCAACCGACGCCGAAGTCAAGGCCGTGATGGCTGACGAAGAAAAGAAGGGCAAGTGA
- a CDS encoding patatin-like phospholipase family protein: MKSEEGIHKIQFETVLVMQGGGSLGAYECGVYKVLERHGIKFDIVAGTSIGAINAGIIAGSKSGQPAKDLEDFWLHIAEYVTPVTLSDKARSVAAWMYSATYGNAKMFAPAWPFMPNSTHLYDLEPLKSTLKNYIDFEKLASDNKNNSIPRLVVTATDIKKSESVVFDSHSERLSADHLIACAGYPFYGISWTKVDGRYLWDGSMMSNTPLREVIDVSPRNDKRVYIVNLFPKYAERLPESMMDSLHRARDIMYTDRTDHNIKMSKAVKRYLELLRDMYEFISDMPLDDAKKEKFLEIEKKYHRVARERGAIIENVVKIERKEDIPFIFEDADFSIATIRKLIRKGEQDAEQALKKARPA; the protein is encoded by the coding sequence ATGAAAAGTGAAGAAGGAATACACAAGATCCAGTTTGAAACCGTTCTTGTCATGCAGGGCGGGGGCTCGCTTGGCGCATACGAATGCGGCGTGTACAAGGTGCTTGAACGCCACGGCATAAAATTCGACATTGTCGCCGGCACGTCGATTGGCGCCATCAACGCCGGCATTATAGCCGGCTCAAAAAGCGGCCAACCTGCAAAAGACCTTGAGGATTTCTGGCTGCACATCGCCGAGTACGTGACTCCTGTTACGCTTTCAGACAAGGCGCGCAGCGTGGCCGCGTGGATGTACAGCGCCACGTACGGAAACGCGAAAATGTTTGCGCCAGCGTGGCCTTTTATGCCAAACTCGACGCACCTGTACGACCTGGAACCCTTGAAATCCACGCTAAAGAACTACATCGACTTTGAAAAACTTGCATCCGACAACAAAAACAACTCGATACCGCGCCTGGTAGTCACCGCCACGGACATAAAAAAGAGCGAATCTGTGGTGTTTGACAGCCATAGCGAGCGCCTGTCTGCGGATCACCTGATTGCCTGCGCCGGCTATCCGTTTTACGGCATATCGTGGACAAAGGTAGACGGCCGCTACCTGTGGGATGGAAGCATGATGAGCAACACGCCGCTGCGCGAGGTGATAGACGTCTCGCCAAGAAACGACAAGCGCGTCTACATCGTCAACCTGTTCCCGAAATACGCGGAGAGGCTGCCTGAGAGCATGATGGACTCGCTGCACAGGGCAAGGGACATCATGTATACCGACAGGACCGATCACAACATCAAGATGTCAAAGGCGGTCAAGCGCTACCTGGAGCTCTTGCGTGACATGTACGAGTTCATCAGCGACATGCCGCTTGACGACGCCAAGAAGGAAAAGTTCCTGGAGATAGAGAAAAAGTACCACCGCGTTGCCCGCGAGCGAGGCGCAATAATCGAAAACGTGGTAAAAATTGAGCGCAAGGAGGACATCCCTTTCATATTTGAAGATGCCGACTTTTCAATAGCGACTATACGGAAACTGATACGGAAAGGCGAGCAGGACGCCGAGCAGGCCTTGAAGAAGGCCCGCCCCGCCTAA
- a CDS encoding 30S ribosomal protein S12: MGKSPLGLFAGGVLRTKKSRGRWADKYYKRRMLMLDKKANPLEGAPQARGIVLEKVGIESKQPNSAVRKCVRVQLIKNGKSVTAFLPRDGALNFVDEHDEVMVEGIGGSMGGAMGDIPGVRWQVFKVNGVSLKELVYGRKEKPRR; encoded by the coding sequence ATGGGTAAATCTCCACTAGGATTGTTTGCCGGCGGCGTGCTCAGAACGAAAAAGAGCCGCGGCAGGTGGGCAGACAAGTATTACAAGAGACGTATGCTTATGCTTGACAAGAAGGCAAACCCTCTAGAGGGCGCGCCGCAGGCAAGGGGCATTGTGCTGGAAAAAGTAGGCATCGAGTCAAAGCAGCCAAACTCTGCCGTGCGCAAGTGCGTCAGGGTGCAGCTGATAAAGAACGGCAAGTCCGTCACCGCCTTCCTCCCAAGGGACGGCGCTCTCAACTTTGTCGACGAGCACGACGAGGTCATGGTTGAGGGCATCGGTGGTTCCATGGGTGGCGCAATGGGCGACATCCCCGGTGTCAGGTGGCAGGTGTTCAAGGTAAACGGCGTTTCCCTTAAAGAGCTTGTATACGGAAGAAAGGAGAAGCCAAGAAGATGA
- a CDS encoding 30S ribosomal protein S7, which translates to MSGKEQVTITLFNKWETKEIEINDPGLKTAISLKPAVLPNTFGRHEHQRLKKADVNIVERLANKMMHFGKKYAKNTGRMGGKKARALNMVRTAFDIIYLETGKNPVELLVRAIENSSPNEDTTRIVYGGVVYHVSVDVAPLRRVDLALRFIAEGVRESTYGNPQTIEEALAKEIILASNNDMASHAVKKKNEQERIAMASR; encoded by the coding sequence ATGAGTGGAAAAGAGCAGGTAACTATCACGCTTTTCAACAAGTGGGAGACCAAGGAGATCGAGATAAACGACCCCGGCCTAAAGACGGCAATTTCGCTAAAGCCTGCAGTCCTTCCGAACACCTTTGGAAGGCACGAGCACCAGCGCCTGAAAAAGGCCGACGTCAACATTGTCGAGAGGCTTGCAAACAAGATGATGCACTTTGGCAAGAAATACGCCAAGAACACGGGCAGGATGGGAGGCAAAAAGGCTCGCGCCCTCAACATGGTCCGCACCGCCTTTGACATCATCTACCTTGAAACGGGCAAGAACCCCGTGGAACTTCTCGTTCGCGCTATCGAGAACTCGTCTCCAAACGAGGACACGACCCGCATCGTGTACGGTGGTGTGGTCTACCACGTGTCGGTAGATGTTGCGCCGCTTCGCAGGGTCGACCTTGCGCTCCGCTTCATCGCAGAGGGCGTCAGGGAATCCACGTACGGAAACCCGCAGACGATTGAAGAGGCGCTGGCAAAAGAGATAATTCTGGCCTCAAACAACGACATGGCCAGCCACGCCGTCAAGAAAAAGAACGAGCAAGAAAGAATTGCGATGGCTTCCCGTTAA